The region TCATCTAtcctcttcttttcctgcctttaaTCACCAAACACTTGTAAATGTGCTTTGAGGTTGCTATCCACTGATGggtgtgatttttgtttgtaaGCACGAATCCTGCTGTTCATTTTCCTCTTGGTGCGTGGGATGTTTAATGCTGTTGATGTATCATACTCCTTTTTCTTGCTTAATCTCCAATTAGTCATGAAAGACAATAAAATGTGTAAGTTATAATGCTGCAAACTCCTGGTACATGTTTGTTCATTATCTTTGTCTTTTAAACTCTAACTCTTGATCTGGGACTCTTTTAGCAGTTGCTTTGTTCTGGAATAGAATGAATTTTCAGCTATTTGTCATGTTATGATGACAGCACCTCAGTTTACGTAGTAAAATCCTTGGGTCTGTCTTTCATCATAGCTCTTGCTAGTGACAATACGTTACCTAAGCTACAGGAGCATCCTCTTGGCCATGCAGCTTCATGCtacctttaaaaatacacagtttgCAATAGATGGTCCTCAAGCCAGAGCTAAAGGTCTCTTTTGTTAATGGGAATCTTTCCATTAGTGAATGTGATGAGCCTCTTCAAAGGTTTGATACCTTCTCTGTATGATTAACTATAGCATCAAGCATGCTCTGCATGGTGCAGGGAGGTACTCATTGAAAGATGCAGAGATATAAGTGTAGCCTGAGGGATTCAGGAATACTGCCTAATTTCATCTGGATTCTATTGAAATGTGTCAAATTTTAAGAGACAAGAACTTAAATATTTGCACTTCCTGCTTCGTAAAATCCTCAGGAAGGGAAGTGACTCCAAAACACCTCTTCCAAcataaaaaatccccaaatagCACAATCTTGGGACTGCAGTAATGGGTAAGAAACCTAAAATCCCTGTTGGGCCTGAACAGATAccaaggtcttttccatccttCCATGCACATCCCATGGCTTCCTGCAAGGCAATGGCACTTTTCCTATAGCTAAGGAATAAATTATCTCTGTGGCAGCAAAGTCCAAGCACGCGCCTTGGAGTCACACCCTGCATTCTGCACATGCTTTGCCCAGTGATTCAAACCCAAGCACCACTGGACCAAGCCCTGAGCATCTCCTACAGAGGCTCTACCATAGCGTGTGCACATGGAAATACCTTTTGCACTGACAGCCCTGGGGCTGGTACTTAAAAAATGCCTTGACCATCCACAGAAATGCAAAGGGGAGAAGCTACACTGAAGAGTTCAAGCAGAAATCAGAGAGGTGGATATGGTGCTTGGCAAAGCCTGAAATGGTTATTTCATAAAGTCCTTGTTCCAGATTTAAAGAGTGTAAAAAGTCTCTTGTGGTTGATCCCACTCATTTGATGGAGTACCCACAGATCTGCCTTTCAACATGGTCCTGATGTCACCCTCAATTCTCTCACCATCTCTCCAACTCTTCAGTTTTTCTATGCTCTGGAAGGTGATGAACATCATGTCCACATATCACAGACCTGGGACAAACAAGGTCCAAGTTTGCCCTATCTGCAAAGCTGCTGGGTGCCTGCACATGGGACTGGACTCCAGAACTCCTGGGCCTTCTTGTGGCTTTCCTTCTGCCATGAGAGGCAGCTTTTGGGCACACCACTCAACATCACGGTATTCCAGGTATCCTGATGCCAGGATCCCATCTGACTAACCTTAGTAACAGTGTATTTGAACATGACCAATGAGAGAACTAATTGGATAATGGCCACTGCATATGCAAAGAGCTAAGCTGACGTTCCATCAAGGGAGATGTTAATTGCTACTGATTAATACAACAGCAAGTGCCAGAAAAAATATCCATAGAGAAGTGGCACTCACTGCTCAGCTATTAATTCCCAGGTCATGCCTCATTTCCAAGAGAGCTTGGCCACATATAAAGGCTTTCAGCACTGTCCTCAGGACTCAGCCTCTCTGCTCAGCCCATCTATCCCCGGTCACAGGGTGAGTTGGATTCTTTCAGCTGATTTGGATCCTTCATTTCTATCCATAGAAACAGCAATTCAAAAGGAAGTCAGTggagtttgttgttttttccctagCTATTTATCCCCAAGGGCTTGGCTGAACACAAGATGCGCTACCAGAAAGGAGACAGCAACCAGGACTTGTACCACGACAGCTCGGTCTGTGGCGAGAAGGGCTGGACGGGATGCTGCCACGACAGCCCCATGGCTACCACAAACCTACCCCCTTGCCATGACTCCGGCAGCCTCAGCCGTGACATCGAGGGGTCCTGCCAGAGCGAGCCGCAGAGCTGCCAGCCTGTGGAGCCATGTCCCCCACAGAGCTActgcccacagcagagctgcaacaAGCCCCGGCGCCGGGTGGAGGTGAGCCATGTGCAGCCCATCTGCCCCCCACCCGTGAAGATCCATCGCCGGCCGCTGCAGCAGTACCGGCCCCCACTGCAGTGCGAGGAGCCGGGATGCTCAGGCAAGGTCCGGAGGAGGGTGGACCAGTGCCCTGTAGAGGATGCTCGTCCCCCCGTGATACTGCATCCGCTGCCGCTGCAGCATcgtccctgcagcccctgctgctgcccaccgGTCCAGCACTGCCGCCCAGCTGCTGTGCCCCTGCCACTGCATCCCAGCCAGCACCAGCAAAAGAAGGTCACTCTCTTGCCACCCTGTCTGCAGAAGAAATGAGGTGCTGGGATCCCTCCTCAGCACGTGCTCAGAGGGGAGGTTGCTTCGCTCCTTGCCTCATCGATGTTCTCACCTCTGCTGTCAGCACACAAGCAGTGGCTGATGGCTCCTTTCTGCTCTTTGCACACTGGATTCAGGGTCTGCAGTCCCCTGCTTGACCCCAGCACTGACACTTTAAATTCTCAGGGTCCTCCATGGCAAGGAATAGATTTGGATCATTCAATCCCACTTTGCTCTTCCTCAGGGTGGAGCAGCCGTTTCTCCCCTCTGAGAAGGTGAGCAGCATGGGGATGGAGAAGCGGAATGGAAAGAGCCTGAGGAAGGATGAGGAAACAGCCTGAGATGGATTCACCTGCTCTGATCTTGAAAACAGGACTGTACTGGTTGAACAGTACACACTGTGATGGCAGGAGCATTAAGGACTcctgaggttttattttctcctctgtatATTCAAGAATAAAGTGGAAAAACTTTAGCTGACACTTGGTTCCTTTATTTTTCACCCTAGAAATATTATGAACACAACCATGAGATGTTAAAAGTCATTAAAGTTCTCATGAGGAAACTTGTAcctttaaaatcaaaaccagtttACTCACGAGGATTTCGGCTCTGGCTGTAGCAGTTTAACCACGTTGAACCCCATCTGTGTGCTGTAAAATCCTCTCCGCTGTGGTTACCCACCGCAGAACCAATTCATGGACTTCACTATGGTCCAGATCTAGGTACAAACTGTTTGCTCTCTAATGTATGCCATCATTGACTAGATAGCAACACTGCATGGGGAGGCCATCCATCATACAAATATTAATCATGATAATAAGGGTGTGCTCCAGCACGTGAGGTGTGTCTGTGCATGCCAGGAATGCCTTTTCACTCCATGCAGGAAGGTACAGGCCAGCTCTTCCCCGCACCACCCAAATGCACTATGGTAACGTGctgtttctctctcattttGCCAGAAAATCCTTTCACTAGTgcattaaaacatattttggtGTCTCTTTGTATTGCCCATTTGTGTCCCCACAGCCACTAGCAACCACCaaggaaaaccagaaggaaaagagaaattcattcttgttttcttggtgCAGAAAACcacaagaatttaatttttctctgatttcagccaaacaaataaaaccacttaCATGTGAACTTTAGCTTCAGAAATCCCTTATTTTATTGGCTATTTTCTTCCCAGCCTCTTCTTGCTGAAGTCAGCTCCCAAGCTTAGACCCAGAGCAGGATCAGAGCCCACAGACCAAGGGTCAGCATAACCCTCACACCAGGTCAGCTTTGATCCATCTTTCCTTCCAAGGTGCTTTTTACCAGCCACCCCATCCCAGTTAGTCCATGGGCTTTTCCAGCCAATCCGTGTCCAGCAATTTCAGCCGCTCACCCCAATTTGATGTCATCTGGATTAGCCAAGTCCACCCCATTATCCAGAGCACTGATGAAGATGGTACGCAGCACCAGTCATCCACTGTTTAGTTTACCCATCCAGTCCACACTTCCACCAGCTTAACTACAAGGTTGCTATGGGAAACTGTGCCAAAAGCCTTCAAGAGCCGAGGTAGCAGCATCTATTGCATCCCACTGTCCACAGAGCCAAGGTCTTCATCACCGAAACCCATCAGCACAATTTGTTCTTGGTGACTCTGAACTGGCTCTTCCCAATCACCTGTCTGTGCTTCAGGCACCTGGAAATGCTCCTCATGGGTAGTAGAAGAAGGGGAAGGCCAGGACATTAGCACTGTCCACATCACAGTTCCTGACTCACAGATCACTCATCAGCCTCCAGCCAGTGTCCTGGTCCTCTCGAGATGGTGAATAAGTACGTTATTACCTGCTTCACATAGCTGATGTGTGGCTGACATTAGATTAATCCTTTATGTGCACCACTTGGGAACTgttgtataatatatataattataattaAGAGATGCTTATCAGGGATCACGAGTCAAGCAGAGCATGCCAAGTGCTGGGAACAGCATCCAAATGGAGGAGGTGTTTTGGCAATAAATCATTTAGTCCTCGTTCCTGCAGTGTGTTTCATTTACAATGGGAGAGACTTGGAACTATATAAAAGGCCTCCAACCCTTTGCCTCTCACAATCTGCTGCCCTGGTCAGCATCTGCTTCCCCCTGTGAATTAGGTAAGAAACATCCCAGGTTCATTTTTGGACGGGTGTCTGGATTCAGGGGGTCACAGACCTGGCACGCTTGCCCTCTGCTTCAGACCACAAGGGCTAGAGGACAACGGGCTAAGCCAAGAAAGAAGCTATTGAGAGACTTGGGTATGGGATCTGCAGCAATGCCCCTAAATTCTACAATGCTTTATGGTTGTTTCTGTTCTTGGAGAGGGATAAAATGATGGTAAGGCCAGAAAGTGGGTTTGGATGTGATGTGAGCAGTACTGGGCAGATGCAGGAACTTTCTATGGATCCAGGCTTTCAGGATAAGGTTGACCTGTTCCTCGTTCACTAAACCTTCTTTATGGCAAACTGAATGGAAAGAGGAGGACATCCAGACATACTTGACTGTGTGTTTTTCAGGTGTTCCCCGACAACTCCAACATGATCTACTCTTCTGGAAGAGAATCATACTTCAACTTGAATTCAACCTGGTACGATCCCTCGGGGTCCTGGCTGGACACCCGGCGCACCCCCTTCCGCTATGGCTACAACACTTGCTGCTCGGGATGCAACAGTGAAGGCGTTGAAGGGATGAGAGGGCACAACTACCGTCACTATGGCTACCGGCAGCCAGTCTGCTCCGAGAGGTGCCATGGCTATGCTGTGTCTGATTCCTGCCATGGAGGTGGCTCAAGCTGTGTCAGGAGACCCACATACAGCTATGGAACATCAGGGGGATGCCAGAGCTATGGGAGGTCAGTCTGCTCCGAGAGATGCCAAGGATCCTCAGGTTCATGCCATGGAGGTGGTTCAAGCTGTGTCCGGAGACCCACATACAGCTATGGAACATCAGGGGGATGCCAGAGCTATGGGAGGTCAGTCTGCTCCGAGAGATGCCAAGGAACCTCAGGTTCATGCCATGGAGGTGGTTCAAGCTGTGTCCGGAGACCCACGTACAGCTATGGAACATCAGGGGGATGCCAGAGCTACGGGAGGTCTGTCTGCTCTGAGACGTGCCATGGATCAGGGTACCAAGGTGGGAAGCCATGCTACAGCAAGCCAACGCAGTGCATCACCCAGTGCCCCCCAGTGCAGACCTATCCCTCCCCAGTGCAGCAAGGCTGTGTGCCCGTGGCAAAGTGCATCCCAagccagcagcaaaagcaggtCTGCAAAGTGCCAGCCCAGAAGACAAAATAGAGGACACGaggaatggggatgaatgggggaaCCTTCTCCCTCTTGCAATATTGCCTTGACGGGTGGCATGTCCTGTCTTGTTCAGGCATCTCCACTCTTCCTGTCATTTTGCTTGTAACATGCTTTGAAAGTGTAACTCACTGTCTCTGTGAAACATTAAGTGCTGTTCCCCTCATTTCACAGCAGATGTGGAGGCAATAAAAAACTATGGTTCATAATCCCTTGCATCAGTGTTTTCCACTTCATCCCTTTGAACTGACTCTGTTCCTTCTTGCGGCCAAAGCTGGTGattgcagcatctctgcagtgTCCCTGTTCACCTTCATACTGAGGTTCCTGGTTGATTCAATCTGGTTATTCCAGACAACTTCCTTGTTAAGAAGTAGCAGTTTTCATCACAAGTTTTTTCTGCAACCCAGCAATTAAATACTAATATCCTAATGTAAAAAGGAACCCCATGCATTTCATCAGAGAGGTAAGAATGAGAGGGTCTGTGTGGCACATCATCCCATTCACTGACTAAGCAACGGGTACAGTCTGACTTGTGTCATCAGCCTCCAAGAAAGCCCTGGGAAAAAAGTCAGGAAGAGGACACGGGAATGGGAATGTTATGGCTAGTGGAAAACAAGAGACAAtgctgaagctgctggaagAGAAATGTTCTGGTCCATGGTCCATTAGACCTTGACTCATCCCAAgggaggcagctcctgctgtgtgTCTTCAGCAGTTGGTAGTGATGCTCGGTGCATTCTGACTGATAAGAGACGTTAGGAAAGACCAGGATCTCATGCTGATCTCATTCTGACTGATGAGAGATGTTGGGAAACACCAGGATGGATGTGA is a window of Melopsittacus undulatus isolate bMelUnd1 chromosome 20 unlocalized genomic scaffold, bMelUnd1.mat.Z SUPER_20_unloc_1, whole genome shotgun sequence DNA encoding:
- the LOC106023606 gene encoding latent-transforming growth factor beta-binding protein 2-like isoform X1; this encodes MPHFQESLATYKGFQHCPQDSASLLSPSIPGHRLFIPKGLAEHKMRYQKGDSNQDLYHDSSVCGEKGWTGCCHDSPMATTNLPPCHDSGSLSRDIEGSCQSEPQSCQPVEPCPPQSYCPQQSCNKPRRRVEVSHVQPICPPPVKIHRRPLQQYRPPLQCEEPGCSGKVRRRVDQCPVEDARPPVILHPLPLQHRPCSPCCCPPVQHCRPAAVPLPLHPSQHQQKKVTLLPPCLQKK
- the LOC106023606 gene encoding small proline-rich protein 2H-like isoform X2, encoding MRYQKGDSNQDLYHDSSVCGEKGWTGCCHDSPMATTNLPPCHDSGSLSRDIEGSCQSEPQSCQPVEPCPPQSYCPQQSCNKPRRRVEVSHVQPICPPPVKIHRRPLQQYRPPLQCEEPGCSGKVRRRVDQCPVEDARPPVILHPLPLQHRPCSPCCCPPVQHCRPAAVPLPLHPSQHQQKKVTLLPPCLQKK
- the LOC115947520 gene encoding keratin-associated protein 5-3-like — its product is MIYSSGRESYFNLNSTWYDPSGSWLDTRRTPFRYGYNTCCSGCNSEGVEGMRGHNYRHYGYRQPVCSERCHGYAVSDSCHGGGSSCVRRPTYSYGTSGGCQSYGRSVCSERCQGSSGSCHGGGSSCVRRPTYSYGTSGGCQSYGRSVCSERCQGTSGSCHGGGSSCVRRPTYSYGTSGGCQSYGRSVCSETCHGSGYQGGKPCYSKPTQCITQCPPVQTYPSPVQQGCVPVAKCIPSQQQKQVCKVPAQKTK